A genomic window from Prunus persica cultivar Lovell chromosome G2, Prunus_persica_NCBIv2, whole genome shotgun sequence includes:
- the LOC109947053 gene encoding TMV resistance protein N-like, whose protein sequence is MAHLANQQGHPSFSSSTTTNFFTRDPWTYDVFLSFRGKDTRTNFTDHLYKALSDKGIYTFIDRELIGGEKISPSLLKAIEESQISLIVFSENYASSRWCLDELVEILRCKTSTKQIVWPIFYKVDPSHVRNQTNSFGDAFADINCRFKDSTEKVQRWRSALRQAASLKGYTCKAGESEATFINHIVEEILIVVLNRTFWNVAKYPVGIQSHVQDVEMLLDVGGNDRFMVGIWGASGIGKTTIAKAIWNEIAHKFEGSCFLPNVRENSMPQYGGLIQLQETLLQEILGGKKLKIASTDKGISIIHKLLRPKKILLILDDVNQLEQLDNLAGVGWFGEGSRVIITTQDSGLLKCHGIELIYEVQKLFDYQALELFSLNAFGIKEPPNDYLELAQRAIAYAQGLPLAITLLGSHLRNKGIHRWQTILDGYEGEPYLGIQKIL, encoded by the exons ATGGCTCATCTGGCCAACCAACAAGGacatccttctttttcttcttctactacTACTAATTTTTTCACTCGTGATCCATGGACATATGatgtgtttttgagttttagaGGTAAGGACACACGCACCAATTTCACAGATCATTTGTACAAGGCCTTGTCCGATAAGGGGATCTACACCTTCATTGATCGTGAGCTTATTGGAGGAGAAAAAATCTCACCATCACTTCTCAAAGCAATTGAAGAGTCACAGATTTCTCTCATTGTCTTCTCTGAAAACTATGCATCCTCACGCTGGTGCTTGGATGAACTCGTTGAGATCCTTCGATGCAAAACATCAACGAAACAAATAGTTTGGCCCATTTTTTACAAAGTGGATCCGTCGCATGTACGAAACCAAACAAATAGTTTTGGTGATGCATTTGCTGACATTAACTGCAGATTTAAGGATAGTacggagaaggtgcaaagatGGAGAAGCGCTCTTAGACAAGCAGCAAGTTTGAAAGGATATACTTGCAAGGCGGGAGA GTCTGAAGCTACATTTATCAACCACATCGTTGAAGAGATCTTAATCGTAGTATTGAACCGCACATTTTGGAATGTGGCCAAGTACCCAGTTGGAATTCAGTCTCATGTACAAGATGTGGAAATGCTTTTGGATGTTGGTGGGAATGATCGTTTCATGGTTGGGATATGGGGGGCATCTGGAATAGGCAAGACAACAATTGCAAAAGCTATATGGAATGAAATTGCCCATAAGTTTGAAGGAAGTTGTTTCTTGCCAAATGTTAGAGAAAATTCAATGCCACAATATGGAGGCTTAATCCAACTACAGGAGACTCTCCTTCAAGAGATTCTTGGTGGtaaaaagttgaaaattgCCAGTACTGATAAAGGTATCTCTATTATACATAAACTATTGAGGCCTAAAAAGATTCTCTTAATTCTTGATGATGTGAATCAGTTGGAGCAATTAGACAACTTGGCTGGAGTTGGTTGGTTTGGTGAGGGTAGTAGAGTCATCATAACTACACAAGATAGCGGATTGCTAAAATGTCATGGAATTGAGTTGATATACGAGGTCCAAAAGTTATTTGACTACCAAGCTCTTGAACTTTTCAGTTTGAATGCCTTCGGAATAAAAGAACCGCCAAATGATTATTTGGAACTCGCACAACGAGCAATAGCCTATGCTCAAGGCCTTCCACTAGCTATAACACTTTTAGGTTCCCATCTTCGTAATAAAGGTATACATCGTTGGCAAACTATATTAGATGGTTACGAAGGAGAACCTTATTTAGGTATTCAGAaaatactttga
- the LOC18785842 gene encoding TMV resistance protein N: MQQVFLDIACFFKGEDKDYVIHVLRSCKQKVSQDCIEVLVEKAIITIECNRIWMHDLLEKMGKDIVHEECPIEPGKRSRLWFHEDVYHVLTGNTGTGKIKGIMMEFPKPNAITLKATSFSGMDNLEIFINRNAILSGHIKYLPNDLRFLDWGQCQLRSLPSKFYAMHLAVFNMPCGSMRKLQKFKYMPKLKSLNLSGCQFLKKIPDLSGIPNIKWLNLSNCTSLVEVDDSVGLLDKLVELNLDGCVKLTRFATTLRLKSLERLCLRNCGRLESFPEIEDKLESLVILNIGGSGIRGLPSSVAYLTGITFMSAGYCDNLTFTSLRSIYGLQRLTTFGDKVNSDSNISLALPKLVFFNLQGCNLSESNFVLPLDCLFTFTFLDLSGNNFVRHPGCISKFVNLWFLRLNGCKGLQEIPELLRPSVDRVLLPNCTSLEKISKLPQGVRWLDLVNCHRLGGYEITENILLNEVPHSVFEIILRGNAFPKWVSCCKNATVCRYPDVEDKEEYIGGCEFSFEIPPNLERETSRLVLCVSYHYPYFDDAKILINGKLVNEIWIGDTSATETEDTHVWLKCVPLLDPQKLRVGEEPTHLQQGNMCQVIFHLQGAGPIPVISCGVHLLGHQVADVSWSAMAGDDDITMNESTSCVGKRPRGSDITAVDDHDHQEQSLCSSSEPTDHPKRRHIDIEDEKVLSSEQRI, encoded by the exons ATGCAACAAGTTTTTCTTGACATTGCATGCTTCTTCAAAGGTGAAGATAAGGACTATGTGATACATGTACTAAGAAGTTGTAAGCAGAAGGTCTCCCAAGATTGTATAGAAGTACTCGTTGAGAAGGCTATCATAACTATTGAATGTAATAGGATTTGGATGCATGACTTGCTAGAAAAAATGGGAAAGGATATAGTTCACGAAGAGTGCCCCATTGAGCCTGGCAAGCGTAGTAGATTATGGTTTCATGAGGATGTCTACCATGTTCTAACGGGAAATACA GGCACAGGAAAAATTAAAGGCATCATGATGGAGTTTCCCAAGCCAAATGCGATAACATTGAAGGCAACAAGCTTCTCTGGGATGGACAatcttgaaattttcataaatcGCAATGCAATTCTATCTGGACACATTAAATATCTACCCAACGACTTGAGGTTCCTTGATTGGGGTCAATGCCAATTACGTTCTTTGCCATCCAAGTTTTATGCAATGCATCTTGCTGTGTTCAATATGCCTTGCGGTAGTATGAGAAAGTTGCAAAAATTTAAG TATATGCCAAAGCTGAAATCTTTGAATTTGAGTGGCTGTcaattcttaaaaaaaatccctgACTTATCCGGAATCCCAAATATAAAGTGGCTGAATCTAAGTAATTGTACAAGTTTGGTTGAGGTTGATGATTCTGTTGGACTCCTTGATAAACTTGTTGAATTGAATCTTGATGGATGCGTTAAGCTTACAAGGTTTGCAACAACACTTAGATTGAAATCCCTGGAAAGGCTTTGTCTACGTAATTGTGGAAGGCTTGAGAGCTTCCCAGAAATAGAGGACAAGTTGGAATCCCTGGTGATTTTGAATATCGGAGGAAGTGGCATAAGAGGATTGCCATCATCAGTTGCATATCTTACTGGGATTACATTTATGAGTGCTGGTTATTGTGACAACCTTACATTTACGTCATTGCGTAGTATATATGGATTGCAACGTCTCACTACATTTGGCGATAAGGTGAACTCTGACTCAAACATCTCATTAGCTCTTCCCAAGCTAGTTTTCTTTAATCTCCAAGGATGCAATTTATCAGAAAGTAACTTCGTCCTGCCTCTCGACTGCTTGTTCACGTTTACATTTCTTGATCTATCGGGAAACAATTTTGTCAGACATCCGGGATGCATTAGTAAATTTGTCAACTTATGGTTTCTTAGATTAAATGGTTGCAAGGGGCTTCAGGAAATTCCAGAATTGCTTCGACCAAGTGTAGATCGGGTACTCCTGCCTAATTGCACATCAttggaaaaaatttcaaaacttccCCAGGGGGTTCGGTGGCTGGATTTGGTCAATTGTCATAGACTAGGTGGCTATGAGATCACTGAAAATATTCTTCTGAATGAG GTACCACATTCTGTATTCGAAATTATACTTCGAGGCAATGCATTTCCAAAGTGGGTCAGCTGTTGTAAAAATGCAACAGTATGTAGATATCCTGATGTCGAGGATAAAGAGGAATACATTGGTGGAtgtgaattttcttttgaaattccTCCAAATTTAGAACGGGAGACGTCAAGATTGGTTCTATGTGTTAGTTATCATTACCCTTACTTTGACGATGCCAAGATTCTTATCAATGGAAAACTCGTCAATGAGATATGGATTGGGGATACGTCTGCAACGGAGACAGAGGATACTCATGTGTGGCTCAAGTGTGTTCCATTATTGGATCCGCAGAAGTTACGTGTGGGAGAAGAACCGACGCATTTGCAGCAGGGTAATATGTGTCAAGTTATATTTCACTTGCAAGGCGCAGGACCGATACCCGTTATAAGCTGTGGGGTACACCTATTAGGCCACCAGGTTGCTGATGTTAGTTGGAGTGCCATGGCTGGTGACGACGATATAACGATGAATGAATCAACGAGTTGTGTCGGAAAGAGGCCTCGTGGATCAGATATCACCGCAGttgatgatcatgatcatcaaGAGCAATCGCTTTGCTCGTCTTCAGAACCAACGGATCACCCAAAGCGGAGGCATATTGATATTGAAGATGAGAAAGTCCTTTCTTCTGAGCAGCGAATTTAA